From Planococcus halocryophilus, the proteins below share one genomic window:
- the nagE gene encoding N-acetylglucosamine-specific PTS transporter subunit IIBC, translated as MFSFLQKIGKSLMFPIATLPAAALLLRFGQDDLLGIPFMSAAGAGIIDNLAIIFAIGIAMGLAHDGNGGAALAGAVAYLVLTSAIVTINDTINMGVFAGILSGIVGGLLYNKFYNVKFPQWLAFFGGRRFVPIVTAATMTILAGVLGYAWPPIQEGIDSAGEWILNAGMFGVGAYGFLNRLLLPTGLHHVINTIVWFDFGTFTDASGEVVRGEINRFLKGDPTAGPFLSGFFPIMMFGLPSACLAMYVAAKKERKAVVGGMLFSIAFTSFLTGITEPIEFSFMFLSPILYVIHALLTGVSMMVAYALDIHHGFGFSAGAIDYVLNYGLATNPLMLLVMGLVVGAVYFVIFYFLIIKFDLQTPGREEEDEDGAENAGSGNKAVDVRAFHTIEGLGGVENVVAVDYCTTRLRMTVKDSDLVNEKELKRHGAMGVMKINKTNVQVVIGTAVEFLADAMKPRLASSNPAPSDLSVVEEEKTNEAAAVQAIAAKDFEMPIQGDIIPLSEVPDEVFAKGMMGQGFAIMPTGDTLYSPVNGRVVSVFPTKHAIGIQTDTGVDLLIHVGLDTVKLKGQGFETLVEQDTLVQRGDALLKLDLEFLKANAPSIATPIIFTNLTEQKVTMIKDGFQEQGTASILKVE; from the coding sequence ATGTTCAGTTTTCTACAAAAAATAGGGAAATCATTAATGTTCCCAATCGCTACATTGCCAGCCGCAGCTTTGTTGCTACGTTTTGGACAAGATGATTTGCTTGGCATTCCGTTTATGTCAGCTGCCGGTGCCGGAATTATCGATAACTTGGCAATCATTTTTGCAATCGGTATTGCCATGGGTCTCGCTCATGATGGTAACGGTGGAGCAGCTTTAGCGGGTGCTGTCGCTTATCTTGTTTTAACTTCAGCCATCGTAACGATTAACGATACGATAAATATGGGTGTTTTCGCCGGTATTTTATCCGGTATCGTCGGGGGTCTTTTATACAATAAATTCTATAATGTGAAATTCCCGCAATGGCTCGCGTTCTTCGGGGGGAGACGATTTGTGCCAATCGTTACCGCAGCGACGATGACCATTTTAGCTGGTGTTCTTGGATATGCATGGCCACCCATTCAAGAAGGAATTGATAGTGCAGGTGAGTGGATTTTAAATGCCGGGATGTTTGGTGTCGGCGCATATGGATTCTTAAACCGTTTATTGTTACCAACGGGATTGCACCATGTCATCAACACAATTGTTTGGTTTGATTTTGGTACATTTACAGATGCTTCTGGTGAAGTGGTACGCGGAGAGATTAACCGTTTCCTAAAAGGGGATCCAACAGCAGGACCATTCTTGTCTGGTTTCTTCCCAATTATGATGTTCGGTTTACCATCAGCGTGTCTTGCAATGTATGTGGCTGCTAAAAAAGAGCGTAAAGCAGTTGTTGGCGGGATGCTTTTCAGTATCGCGTTTACATCATTCTTAACAGGAATTACAGAACCCATTGAATTCTCGTTCATGTTCTTGTCTCCTATTTTATATGTGATCCACGCATTATTGACGGGTGTGTCGATGATGGTTGCATATGCATTAGATATTCATCACGGTTTCGGTTTTTCTGCAGGAGCGATTGACTATGTTCTCAATTACGGACTGGCAACGAATCCACTAATGCTTCTCGTCATGGGACTGGTTGTTGGAGCAGTATACTTTGTGATTTTCTACTTCTTGATTATCAAGTTCGACCTACAAACACCTGGTCGTGAAGAAGAAGACGAAGATGGTGCAGAAAATGCAGGGTCAGGCAACAAAGCAGTTGATGTTCGCGCATTTCATACAATTGAAGGGCTTGGCGGCGTTGAAAATGTCGTTGCAGTCGATTATTGTACGACGCGTCTTCGTATGACAGTTAAAGATTCAGATCTAGTAAACGAAAAAGAATTAAAACGCCATGGTGCGATGGGCGTGATGAAAATAAATAAAACAAACGTTCAAGTAGTAATCGGAACGGCAGTTGAATTTTTAGCAGATGCAATGAAGCCACGCCTAGCAAGTAGCAATCCTGCTCCTAGCGATTTATCAGTAGTAGAAGAAGAGAAAACAAACGAAGCGGCGGCAGTTCAAGCGATTGCGGCGAAAGATTTTGAAATGCCGATTCAAGGTGACATCATTCCATTGTCTGAAGTGCCTGATGAAGTATTTGCAAAAGGCATGATGGGACAAGGGTTTGCGATTATGCCAACTGGCGACACTCTTTATTCTCCAGTAAATGGTCGTGTCGTTAGTGTGTTCCCAACAAAACACGCCATCGGTATTCAAACAGATACAGGAGTCGACCTGTTAATCCATGTTGGTTTGGATACGGTTAAATTAAAAGGACAAGGCTTTGAAACCTTAGTAGAACAAGACACATTAGTGCAACGTGGAGATGCTTTGTTAAAACTGGATCTGGAATTCTTAAAAGCAAATGCGCCTTCGATTGCGACACCTATCATTTTTACAAACTTAACAGAACAAAAAGTGACGATGATAAAAGACGGCTTCCAAGAACAAGGAACAGCTTCCATTCTGAAAGTCGAATAA